The following proteins are co-located in the Blattabacterium sp. (Blatta orientalis) str. Tarazona genome:
- the purD gene encoding phosphoribosylamine--glycine ligase yields MKILILGSGGREHAIGKKILKDFSPMEIYFYPGNGGTSQIGKNIENFHSTSELCSFAKKNAIDITIAGSETFLWDGIVDVFQSDGLKIIGPPHFSARLEGDRVFSKSFMKKYGVRTPKYKVFSSYQEAMDFLDKTTYSVAIKTRGLSEGKGVLLTHNKTEAEKALNSILIEKKFGKSGNQVIIEELLQGKESSILSIFNGKDIIPFLSVKDYKKIGEKETGKNTGGMGSIAPNPYMTSDVWIDFKENILKPTLEGLFLEKLIFFGFIYFGLMINSNRVYLLEYNTRLGDPETQTLFPLMNSNFIHIIQSILLQKDISISWKKLCSCCVVLSSKGYPEKFQYGKVIEGLNSLKEPFYIAGAEKEKEKWITSKGRVLNVVGLGFSMEEARKNAYNKVKKVHFENLYFRKDIGL; encoded by the coding sequence ATGAAAATTTTAATTCTTGGAAGTGGGGGTCGTGAACATGCTATTGGTAAAAAAATCTTAAAAGATTTTTCTCCCATGGAAATTTATTTTTATCCTGGAAATGGAGGAACCAGTCAAATAGGAAAAAATATAGAAAATTTTCATTCTACATCAGAGTTATGTTCTTTTGCTAAAAAAAATGCTATCGATATTACTATTGCTGGTTCTGAAACTTTTCTATGGGATGGAATTGTAGACGTATTTCAAAGTGATGGATTGAAAATAATTGGACCGCCTCATTTTTCCGCTAGACTAGAAGGAGATAGGGTTTTTTCTAAATCATTTATGAAAAAATATGGAGTACGTACTCCTAAATACAAAGTTTTTTCTTCTTATCAAGAAGCTATGGATTTTTTAGATAAAACCACTTATTCCGTGGCTATTAAAACTAGAGGATTATCCGAAGGAAAAGGAGTCTTATTAACACATAATAAAACAGAAGCGGAAAAAGCTTTGAATTCTATTTTGATAGAGAAGAAATTTGGAAAGTCTGGAAATCAAGTTATCATAGAAGAACTTCTACAAGGAAAAGAATCCTCTATATTGTCCATATTTAATGGAAAAGATATTATTCCTTTTTTATCCGTTAAAGATTACAAAAAAATTGGAGAAAAAGAAACAGGAAAGAATACAGGAGGAATGGGGAGTATTGCTCCTAATCCATATATGACAAGTGATGTTTGGATAGATTTCAAAGAAAATATATTAAAACCAACTTTAGAAGGTTTATTTTTAGAAAAATTAATTTTTTTTGGATTTATTTATTTTGGATTAATGATCAATTCAAATAGGGTATACTTATTAGAATATAATACTCGTCTGGGTGATCCTGAAACTCAAACTTTATTTCCATTAATGAATAGTAATTTTATTCACATAATCCAATCTATTCTCCTTCAGAAAGACATATCCATTTCTTGGAAAAAATTATGTTCTTGTTGTGTCGTTTTATCTTCAAAAGGTTATCCGGAAAAATTCCAATATGGAAAAGTTATAGAGGGGTTAAACTCTTTAAAAGAACCTTTTTATATCGCTGGAGCTGAAAAAGAAAAAGAAAAATGGATCACTTCAAAAGGACGTGTTTTAAATGTGGTAGGACTAGGATTTTCCATGGAAGAAGCTAGAAAAAATGCTTATAATAAAGTAAAAAAAGTTCATTTTGAAAACTTATATTTTAGAAAAGACATCGGTTTATAG
- a CDS encoding formyltransferase family protein — MKKLAFLVSGRGTNMLHIIQSISNGELSNFKVSLVISDRSCRAIQYAYKENIQTYSLRRTKTLSKEIDHLMRKDLPDFIILSGFLSILDAEFCEKWAGKIINIHPSLLPKYGGKGMYGMRVHQKVINNKEKISGATVHYVTKDIDSGNIILKKSCKISFQETPISLSKKISLIEKEILIQSLKNL, encoded by the coding sequence ATGAAAAAACTTGCTTTTTTAGTTTCTGGAAGAGGAACTAATATGCTGCATATTATACAATCTATTTCTAATGGAGAGCTTTCTAATTTTAAAGTAAGTTTAGTAATTTCTGATAGATCTTGTAGAGCTATTCAATATGCCTACAAAGAAAATATTCAAACTTATTCTTTAAGAAGGACTAAGACTCTCTCTAAAGAGATAGACCATCTTATGAGGAAAGATCTTCCAGATTTTATAATTCTTTCTGGTTTTCTTTCTATTCTGGATGCAGAATTTTGTGAAAAATGGGCTGGAAAAATCATTAATATTCATCCTTCTCTTTTGCCTAAATATGGAGGGAAGGGAATGTACGGAATGAGAGTCCATCAAAAAGTTATCAATAATAAAGAAAAGATATCAGGAGCTACAGTTCATTATGTGACAAAAGATATAGATTCAGGAAACATAATTTTAAAAAAATCATGTAAAATTTCTTTCCAAGAGACTCCCATATCTTTATCCAAAAAAATATCTCTCATAGAAAAAGAGATTCTCATTCAATCTTTAAAGAATCTGTAG
- the purM gene encoding phosphoribosylformylglycinamidine cyclo-ligase, protein MKESHRTIRKICPILEKTYTKKVLSNLDYFSALYQLSLCSYKEPVLVSGADGIGTKLRLAIDYKKYDLIGADCFAMCVNDVLCHGAKPLFFLDYLACGKLDSNIVEKIIQGIADSCKKTNTCLIGGETAEMPGIYQEKDYDIAGFCVGIVDKENIIDGKKTIQEGDILIGLPSSGVHSNGFSLIRKIFSKEDFLMHRIKEKPFYEILLIPTKIYHDPIHLLLKEFLIHGLAHVTGGGISDNLFRILPDNLSAIVEKKKIPVQPVFNHIQEKGFLSDQEMWETFNMGVGMIVIVSVKDKCSLLQRLCSLGENPFVFGHLVKGNKRVFLK, encoded by the coding sequence ATGAAAGAAAGTCATCGGACCATACGTAAAATTTGTCCAATTTTAGAAAAAACTTATACCAAAAAGGTTCTAAGCAACTTGGATTATTTTTCGGCACTATATCAACTATCTTTATGCAGTTACAAAGAACCTGTTTTAGTATCTGGCGCAGATGGAATAGGAACTAAATTACGTTTAGCTATTGATTATAAAAAATATGATCTCATTGGAGCAGATTGTTTTGCTATGTGCGTGAATGATGTCTTATGTCATGGGGCAAAACCTTTGTTTTTTTTAGATTATTTAGCTTGTGGAAAATTGGATTCTAATATTGTAGAAAAAATAATACAGGGAATAGCTGACTCTTGTAAAAAAACTAATACATGTCTTATTGGGGGAGAAACTGCGGAGATGCCTGGAATTTATCAAGAAAAAGACTATGATATAGCTGGATTTTGTGTAGGAATAGTAGATAAGGAAAATATTATAGATGGAAAAAAAACTATACAGGAAGGAGATATTTTAATTGGACTTCCTTCTTCTGGAGTCCACAGCAATGGTTTTTCTTTAATTAGAAAGATTTTTTCTAAAGAAGATTTTTTGATGCATAGAATTAAAGAAAAACCATTTTATGAGATTCTTTTAATTCCAACTAAAATTTATCATGATCCTATTCATCTTTTGCTAAAAGAGTTTTTAATACATGGATTAGCTCATGTGACAGGAGGAGGAATCTCAGATAATTTATTTCGGATCCTTCCAGATAATTTGTCAGCTATAGTTGAAAAGAAAAAAATACCTGTTCAACCCGTTTTTAATCATATTCAGGAAAAAGGTTTTTTATCTGATCAGGAGATGTGGGAGACTTTTAATATGGGAGTAGGAATGATTGTAATAGTATCCGTTAAAGATAAATGCTCTCTCTTACAGAGATTATGTTCTTTAGGAGAAAATCCTTTTGTTTTTGGTCATCTAGTTAAAGGAAATAAAAGAGTATTTTTGAAATAA
- the purF gene encoding amidophosphoribosyltransferase — protein MISKLFPIFNQKKSSDKFHEECGIFGIYSPQKVDTFSLIQFGLFALQHRGQEACGFSVLRDGFILSHKSEGLVLDSFRKISNSEYFHGNAAIGHTRYSTEGGQSKKNIQPFFGEDSYGKSTISIVHNGNLINAQKIRKDLESKGVTFISEYSDSEVILRLIQKYLSEYDNNLEIAIQKTTIDIQGAYSVIVLMDNKIAAFRDPNGIRPLCYGMLNEKTYIFSSETCGIDSVGGYYIRDLFPGEMAIVDKKSIRFSLLKKEKYTKRRICSFEYIYFSRPDSLIENINVYEIREKSGEKLYEQHPVEADVVIGVPDSGVPASIGYSKASGIPFKPILVKNKYIGRSFIIPKQEMREKMVNLKLNSILNEIRGKRIVIIDDSIVRGTTSRRLVYILRKAGAKEIHFRSASPPIIAPCYLGVDTPSRKDLISYNIDKEKIAKILNVDSLEFLSMRNLIDILGGKNYCFGCFTGNYPIHIKKNDCIL, from the coding sequence ATGATATCTAAATTATTCCCTATTTTCAATCAAAAAAAATCTTCTGATAAATTTCATGAGGAGTGCGGGATTTTTGGGATTTATTCTCCTCAAAAAGTTGATACATTTTCTTTAATTCAGTTTGGGTTATTTGCCTTGCAACACAGAGGTCAAGAGGCATGTGGTTTTTCCGTTTTACGAGATGGTTTTATTTTGTCCCATAAAAGTGAAGGTCTTGTTTTAGATTCTTTTCGAAAAATTTCGAATTCTGAATATTTTCATGGAAATGCGGCTATTGGACATACACGTTATTCTACAGAAGGAGGACAGAGCAAAAAAAACATTCAACCCTTTTTTGGAGAAGATTCCTATGGAAAAAGTACTATTTCCATAGTTCATAATGGAAATTTAATAAATGCTCAAAAAATTCGTAAAGATTTAGAATCAAAAGGGGTTACTTTTATATCCGAGTATTCGGATTCAGAAGTGATCTTACGTTTGATACAAAAATATTTGTCGGAATATGATAATAACTTAGAAATAGCTATTCAAAAAACTACTATAGATATTCAAGGAGCTTATTCTGTAATAGTCCTTATGGATAATAAAATAGCGGCATTTAGAGATCCAAATGGAATCCGTCCTTTATGTTATGGAATGCTTAATGAAAAAACTTATATATTCAGTTCTGAAACTTGCGGAATAGATTCTGTAGGAGGGTATTACATAAGAGATTTGTTTCCAGGAGAAATGGCTATTGTCGATAAAAAATCCATTCGATTCTCTCTTTTGAAAAAAGAGAAATATACAAAACGTAGAATTTGTTCCTTTGAGTATATTTATTTTTCACGCCCTGATTCTTTAATTGAGAATATAAATGTTTATGAAATCAGGGAAAAAAGTGGAGAAAAACTTTATGAGCAACATCCAGTAGAAGCAGATGTGGTTATTGGAGTTCCAGATTCTGGAGTTCCAGCATCTATTGGATACTCTAAAGCATCTGGAATCCCTTTCAAACCAATTTTAGTGAAAAATAAATATATTGGTAGATCTTTTATTATCCCCAAACAAGAGATGCGTGAAAAAATGGTAAATCTAAAACTTAATTCTATCTTAAATGAAATCAGAGGGAAACGTATTGTCATTATTGATGATTCCATAGTTCGTGGAACTACTAGTCGCAGATTAGTTTATATTTTAAGAAAAGCAGGAGCTAAAGAAATTCATTTTAGAAGTGCTTCTCCGCCTATTATAGCTCCATGTTATTTAGGAGTAGATACTCCAAGTAGAAAGGATCTCATTTCATATAATATTGATAAAGAGAAAATTGCTAAAATTTTAAATGTAGATAGTTTAGAATTTTTAAGCATGAGAAATTTAATTGATATTCTTGGAGGTAAAAATTACTGTTTCGGGTGTTTTACTGGAAACTATCCTATTCATATAAAGAAAAATGATTGTATATTATAA
- the purC gene encoding phosphoribosylaminoimidazolesuccinocarboxamide synthase has translation MSSITKKKLLLEGKTKKIYATENPQEVIIHYKDSITALDGLKKDFLQDKGILNNEITTFIFKFLNSCGIKTHFIRRINNREQLCHKVDIIPLEFVVRNILAGSISKRLGVKEGSTPLNTIFEIFYKNDKLKDPLINDHHAVFLGLISYEELNIIYRITSNINNILKKFFLDKNIILVDFKIEFGKNLKNQIFLSDEISPDTCRFWDKKTREKLDKDIFRSGVSEKVFDAYIEILKRLNVG, from the coding sequence ATGAGCAGTATAACTAAAAAAAAGCTTTTATTAGAAGGAAAAACAAAAAAAATATATGCGACAGAGAATCCGCAGGAGGTCATTATTCATTATAAAGATAGCATAACGGCTTTGGATGGATTAAAGAAAGATTTTTTACAAGATAAAGGAATTTTGAATAATGAAATCACCACATTTATCTTTAAGTTTCTTAATTCTTGTGGAATAAAAACTCATTTTATTCGTAGAATAAATAATAGGGAACAATTGTGCCATAAAGTAGATATCATTCCATTAGAATTTGTTGTTCGTAATATTCTTGCTGGAAGTATTTCAAAACGTTTAGGAGTTAAAGAAGGATCCACTCCATTGAATACTATTTTTGAAATTTTTTATAAAAATGATAAACTAAAAGATCCATTGATTAATGATCACCATGCAGTTTTTTTAGGTTTAATTTCTTATGAAGAATTAAATATCATTTATCGCATAACTTCAAACATTAACAATATTCTAAAAAAATTTTTTTTAGATAAAAATATTATATTGGTAGATTTTAAAATAGAATTTGGAAAGAATTTAAAAAATCAAATTTTTCTTTCTGATGAAATCAGTCCTGATACTTGTCGTTTTTGGGATAAAAAAACAAGGGAAAAGCTTGATAAAGATATATTTAGAAGTGGGGTTTCTGAAAAGGTCTTTGATGCCTATATAGAAATATTAAAGAGGCTTAATGTAGGTTAA
- the purE gene encoding 5-(carboxyamino)imidazole ribonucleotide mutase, with the protein MKVAIFCGSISDKSTMKIAEEVLNKFNINNKTYVISAHRIPDILSNTIKKIESTKGMELIIAGAGLSAHLPGVISSKTILPVIGVPIHSKNGLLGGLDALFSMVQMPKDVPVATVGINNAYNAALLAIHILAIKYNEIKKLLLKFRMEMREKLVTEIEKYL; encoded by the coding sequence ATGAAAGTGGCTATATTTTGTGGAAGTATATCCGACAAATCGACTATGAAAATAGCGGAAGAAGTATTAAATAAATTCAATATAAATAATAAAACTTATGTGATATCTGCACATCGTATACCCGATATACTATCAAATACAATAAAAAAAATTGAATCTACAAAGGGAATGGAATTAATTATTGCTGGAGCTGGTTTGTCTGCTCATTTACCAGGAGTAATTTCTTCAAAAACTATTTTACCTGTTATCGGAGTTCCAATTCATTCCAAAAATGGATTGTTAGGAGGGCTAGACGCTCTTTTTTCCATGGTACAAATGCCTAAGGATGTTCCCGTCGCTACAGTTGGGATCAATAATGCCTATAATGCTGCTTTATTAGCCATTCATATATTAGCTATAAAATATAACGAAATCAAAAAATTATTACTAAAATTCAGAATGGAAATGAGAGAAAAATTAGTTACTGAAATAGAGAAATATTTATGA